The DNA window GATGACTTTCGTGAGCATGCCTTTTTTCTGTTCTTTTAAAAATTGAAAAAGCGGGTCTGCCTCTTTACCATTCACATCAATTTTAGCGAACATCGGGAAGGTTACACCGTAATTGAGTTGGCAAAACTCAGTAGTTTGTTCGATATTTTCATATTCCTGATTGTTAAATTGTCCACATGGAAAACCGAGTATTTCAAGGCCTTGTTCTTTGTACTTTTCATACAATTCCTGGAGTCCTTTGAATTGTGGGGTAAAACCACATTTACTTGCTGTATTCACAACAATTAATGGTTTTCCCTCGTAATCTTTTAATGACTTTAGAGAGCCATTCGGCATCTTAACAGAAAAATCGTACACCGTAGTCATTGGCAAATCCTCCTATGTAAGCTATTTTACATCGTTTAAGTAATGGTAGTATCACTTTATACCAGAAAGCCCTTTGTTAATAAGGTTATTGATGATTTCCGCCATTTCTTTTGGTGATTTATCCATTCCATTGTATAGCCAGCTTTTAATGACATGAATACTACCACTGATGATATAGGTTCTTAGATAATTTGAAAATTCTTCTTCCAGTTGGTTTGCAACCATCCAATTGTTCATAAGAAAGTCATGAGCAAATACCATTATTTTTTTCTGAAATGTAGTGTCTACATTTTCGTTGAGAAGAGTTTGGCATACCTCTTGCTTAGAAGCGAAGTATTCTAACATTTTCTCAAGCATCTTAATGGCTTCTTCTTCTTTTTCATAGTTGTACTGACTTAAATAAACCTTCATATCCTCTATAATTTCTTCCTCAATTTTATCAAGAAGGTCAAAAGGATCGGTGTAATGGGCATAAAAAGTGGAACGGTTGATATCTGCCTGCTCACAAAGTTCTTTGACAGTGATAGTAGATATTTGCTTTTCAGTGAGTAATTTCATGAGGCTATCCTTTAGAACCATCCGTGTGTACTTTTTTCTCCTGTCCAATTTTGAGGTCGTCATAGTAAGCTCCTTAACTATTTTTATGTTATCCAACATTATGAGTAAATCTGTTGGTTTATGTACGAATGTTACTGAACTGTTTGTTGATTAGACAACAGTGTGTTCAATATAATGATATGGTGACCTTAGAAAAAGA is part of the Bacillus carboniphilus genome and encodes:
- a CDS encoding glutathione peroxidase, which gives rise to MTTVYDFSVKMPNGSLKSLKDYEGKPLIVVNTASKCGFTPQFKGLQELYEKYKEQGLEILGFPCGQFNNQEYENIEQTTEFCQLNYGVTFPMFAKIDVNGKEADPLFQFLKEQKKGMLTKVIKWNFTKFLIDREGNVVERYAPTVDPSKIENDLLKVL
- a CDS encoding TetR-like C-terminal domain-containing protein encodes the protein MKLLTEKQISTITVKELCEQADINRSTFYAHYTDPFDLLDKIEEEIIEDMKVYLSQYNYEKEEEAIKMLEKMLEYFASKQEVCQTLLNENVDTTFQKKIMVFAHDFLMNNWMVANQLEEEFSNYLRTYIISGSIHVIKSWLYNGMDKSPKEMAEIINNLINKGLSGIK